The window actCCAGCTAGTATCTattcccccaaaaaaaaaaaataataataaagaaggAAATGCCGCTAGCAGCGCAGCAGCATTCAGTGGAAGGCGTGCTCTTTCCCAtcctttaaaaataaaaaaaataaaaaataaaaaaataaaattataatgcaGCTGTGGTAGCCTGCCACCACTGCCACGCGACCCGGCTCCtattcccccccccccacaaTGGGGGAAAAATTATAGTAACGCCCCCGACTGCTTACGTGGCACCAGTCAGGACGGCTATTTTGCACTCACTGTGGGTGCTCTTAGGAGAAACTTGTCGAgctttgggggggggggggggcttTCGGTTCTTTCAAGATTTCATTGATCAAAGCGTAAATCCACAGCTCAAATGACTCTTGTCGGTGTTTCTCGGTTTCATGCCAGGCTTCTGTTTTGGCCATAAAAAAAGTGAGCGGAACAGAACAGATCAGAGACTCGACAGAAACTTTGATAAGCAGATTCATTAAGAGCTGGACAAAccccttctctttttctttttccttacGAAATAACCAGGCATGGGGAGAGTGGTGCGGTCACGCCCCATCTGGGACCAGGACAGGGACCGAGACTGACTCAGTCCCGAGTTTTACTTTGTTCACATTTTAGGAGTCCAGTGAAACTAAAGACTGTTCCTGCATTAATTCATGTTCGTTCGTCGCTCTTCCCCGCATTCAGGCAAGGCAACCAGCTGCTCAACAGACATACAGACATACGTACGTATATGGTGCATACACTagtggaagagagagaagcaaCCCCAACTGCTGACCCACGAACGTAAATATACATTCCCCTCTCCATCTTCTTCACTAACAATCATGTTTATTATacaaacatatacatatatctctCCTCTATTTCACTTACAAATTAGAGTGAACTGGGACATGATGTATCAGTACGCAGTCTTAATTTAAAGAGGGGTGGCTCCATACTCCCTGTGGCTCCGTCTCCCATCTATGAATAATGTCAAATCCCTGCCCCGCCCCAACCTACCATGAATTAATCAATCACACATCACCAGATGAGTAATTCAAACCCctgataaatttttaatcccCCACCAGCCCAGCCACCACAAAGAATTATTAAGAGGggacaccaaaaaaaaaaaaaagaagcaaaacgATATTTGGCAAAGGCCATTATAATGTTCTCCTCTCCTACTTatattagaaaatacacatacaaacatagaTAAAAATAGGACGTCTGTGGCTATAGTGACCAACGCACTTACTTCACCTTGATGCTAGCAGGAAGGCACACTCCAGGTGCCTGCTTTTCAGCTACAACACCCTCACATGCCGTCAGCTTCAATATAGAATGAGCCGCGAGTTTGTACCTCCGGCAAGCTTCCACACATCCCCCCCTCAAAACCCCTCTGATCCACTCCTTGATCGCTTCCTCCTCCCCGCATAGCCAACCAGCAGCAACTATCTGCACTATCACCTCATCATCAATTTCCATCAACACCTCCGGCCCTACTGCCGACTGCATGTTCAATTTCATCTCCTCTAAAACTCTCTCTGCAGCTTCATTGAAGTTGTACGGTTTGAAAACCACCTTCTCGTCCACTTGCTCAAGGAAATCTCTCAGCCACACCTCCGACTCCTCAGCATCTGGGCCAGCCTCAGAGTCTCCATCCTCCAGGTCCTCTTCCACATCCTCCACAGGTAAGTTCAAATCCAGAAACGACTTCTGCATCTTGTCACCCTGCTTCCATATCCCCATGGCCCTGTCCTGCTCACAAGAGTCACTTATGTCTCTACGCTTCCTCTTGATCGCAGATGCTGCCTTCTCTGATGTCACCACCACAGCCAGGCCCCCACTTCTTCTTGCACTTGCACTTTCAGTAGCACATTCAACTGAGATTTGCATCTGCCATCTACTGGCTCTGAGTACCCTTTCTTCAGAATAGTTGCCGGGTTTCATGTCCGATGCGAAAACCTCTTTATCTACAGTCACGGTTGATGTGGCCACGAAGATCGTGTTGCTTGTGCTGATTTCTCTCCCGTATGTGTCCTTTAATTTGCCGGTCCTAATGGCCTGGGATAAACTGTTTTGCACGAGCACATCAGCTCTATCTATGTTTTCGAGATAAACTACTGAATGGGGCTTCTGTCTCAACTCATCAGCAATAAAATCAATGATGGTTCTCCCCCTGAGCTTCATTTCACAAGCTTGAAATTCCTGGAGTTCGAAAGTCGAGTATGTTGGGCTAATCCCTTCCTGTGATCTCAAGTCTGCATAAATCAGCCGTTTCCTATCATTAAAGATTATCTCGGCCAGAGCAGATGCAATTCTCCTCTTTCCCACCCTGTCAGGTCCCAGAAAAATAAGCCAAAGATCCCTTCCAAACCTTGATCCTCGAAAACTTCCACTTCTATAGCGGGACACAACTTCACCGATGATGCATAAAGCTTCATCCTGCCACCCAACCTTCTTCTGAAGAGCGGTCAAAAGTGTCTTGAAGTCATGTGGATTGGGCTGCATTTCAAGATGATTATAGCGGGACAATGAAGACTGTTGAGCAACCTCAAGTGATGTCTTCAATCGAGCACCTAACTCTGAAGAAGAATTGGAACCTAACAGCTGCTGTGGACACCCCATGTTACCCTGCAGCCTCCTGTTCTCCAGGGTCCCACCTGATGACATATTTATCATTCCCAATCCCAAGTCTGTGGTCACAGAAGGTGTTGATGGAGGCGATGCAAGATCAGCTGGCAACCTATAATCAGTCGACAACTTCTGGGAACTCCAGGGACTCTGAATTCCACTGTGCTGGGTGTTACAAGCTTTCTGCATATACGGATGCTCAACTTGAGAAGCCAGTTGGGATCCCCCGTCTTGCTCCATGAGAGAAATCATATGCAGGTCATTAGCAGTAGAAGCACCGAGCTGTAGACACCTATTCTCTGGTAAAAATGAACCACTGCTGCTCCTTTCCCTCTCATCTGCAACCAACCGAAAGCTATCTGATGCCACAACCTGTGACCGAGCTTGCTGATTTCCCGGTTGTTGTACAGAT of the Punica granatum isolate Tunisia-2019 chromosome 6, ASM765513v2, whole genome shotgun sequence genome contains:
- the LOC116210731 gene encoding protein SMAX1-LIKE 7, with amino-acid sequence MPTPVSVARQCLTEEAARALDDAVAVARRRNHAQTNSLHAISALLSLPSSPLREACTRARSSAYSPRLQFKALELSVGVSLDRLPCSKNLDEPPVSNSLMAAIKRSQANQKRSPDSFHLHQIHSSQQTTASAVKVELKHFLLSILDDPIVSRVFGEAGFRSYDIKLAIVHPPAPQASRLFKSSCPPPVFLCNLMDSEQGRWGSGFPFAGSEDGDDNCRRIGEVLARKSGRNPLIIGVCSKGAVERFLDGVNSGKQGILPAGLVRLSSIPIESEISEFVSGEGGKGMAEAKMAQKFNEVGDALDRCSGSGVIVYFGQLTALIHDDSSSPPPPLQQEQEAAAGYVVSELTELLKAHRQKLWLIGTADDYETFLKFVSRFPAAEKDWGLHLLPITYRSSASMQGFSPTKTSLMGSFVPFGGFFPTPSDFANPVSSPCSASRCDLCNKKCAEEVAALMRAGSSTSVYDQYSTNFPCSLQIAEADANKRMNVLMTKDDRTTLNAKILELQKKWNNVCHRLHKPQSVQQPGNQQARSQVVASDSFRLVADERERSSSGSFLPENRCLQLGASTANDLHMISLMEQDGGSQLASQVEHPYMQKACNTQHSGIQSPWSSQKLSTDYRLPADLASPPSTPSVTTDLGLGMINMSSGGTLENRRLQGNMGCPQQLLGSNSSSELGARLKTSLEVAQQSSLSRYNHLEMQPNPHDFKTLLTALQKKVGWQDEALCIIGEVVSRYRSGSFRGSRFGRDLWLIFLGPDRVGKRRIASALAEIIFNDRKRLIYADLRSQEGISPTYSTFELQEFQACEMKLRGRTIIDFIADELRQKPHSVVYLENIDRADVLVQNSLSQAIRTGKLKDTYGREISTSNTIFVATSTVTVDKEVFASDMKPGNYSEERVLRASRWQMQISVECATESASARRSGGLAVVVTSEKAASAIKRKRRDISDSCEQDRAMGIWKQGDKMQKSFLDLNLPVEDVEEDLEDGDSEAGPDAEESEVWLRDFLEQVDEKVVFKPYNFNEAAERVLEEMKLNMQSAVGPEVLMEIDDEVIVQIVAAGWLCGEEEAIKEWIRGVLRGGCVEACRRYKLAAHSILKLTACEGVVAEKQAPGVCLPASIKVK